A portion of the Drosophila sechellia strain sech25 chromosome 2R, ASM438219v1, whole genome shotgun sequence genome contains these proteins:
- the LOC6618871 gene encoding suppressor APC domain-containing protein 2, which produces MLRQNKNTSTSLLNLSIGDVGGSHPQGQSQFLELDTLPKQFVLSMKKLFDILDDKQTGYVRFTDIEKGWQDDGSKGLPRGVLDSLRRVTPSSGLLSFERFCAGLKLCLLRNQQNAGEDLKLRPRSHGTLAPEMEFNSPAPPPKPPRQVPKSPALGKADIRHALQNWQLNLMADAGKPKTTQSREQFEHRGSADGGSSSTSASATDWSLALPAVPKKTSSKRRESRRHTLQHGIDYNMLKRLKQLEEQRELLLFGLDGVEKARDWYMMQVLNVQEQIKYFGRLETRFEQWSELQQERLNFQRARVLEANRSLQILADTWEHGGYPLHINLALPTPTVPKPRQMSDLLSRVREKPPLLSDLYEAQHSHSHPQFLRAMPNFVLSQPSPVSQSSAGLGDADVVY; this is translated from the exons ATGCTCCGCCAGAACAAGAACACCAGTACCAGTCTGCTGAACCTAAGCATAGGCGATGTGGGAGGCAGCCATCCACAGGGGCAGTCGCAATTTTTGGAACTGGACACGCTGCCGAAGCAGTTTGTACTGTCCATGAAAAAGCTCTTCGACATCCTAGATGACAAGCAGACCGGATATGTGCGCTTTACGGACATCGAGAAGGGCTGGCAGGATGATGGCTCCAAAGGACTGCCCCGTGGAGTTCTGGACTCACTGCGTCGGGTCACTCCCAGCAGCGGACTTCTTTCCTTCGAGCGCTTCTGTGCCGGCCTCAAGCTGTGCCTGCTCCGCAATCAGCAAAATGCCGGGGAAGACCTGAAGTTGCGGCCTCGTTCCCACGGAACTCTTGCTCCGGAGATGGAGTTCAATTCTCCTGCTCCGCCGCCAAAGCCGCCACGACAGGTGCCCAAGTCCCCTGCTCTGGGTAAAGCCGACATTCGCCATGCCCTCCAAAACTGGCAACTGAACCTGATGGCGGATGCAGGCAAGCCAAAAACGACGCAGTCGAGGGAACAATTCGAGCACCGTGGATCGGCGGACGGGGGCTCCTCCTCCACTTCCGCCTCGGCCACCGACTGGAGTCTGGCCCTTCCGGCTGTGCCCAAGAAGACCAGCAGCAAGCGCAGAGAGTCGCGGAGGCACACTCTGCAACACGGCATCGATTACAACATGCTTAAAAGACTGAAGCAGTTGGAGGAGCAGCGGGAATTGCTTCTTTTCGGACTCGATGGCGTGGAGAAGGCACGCGATTGGTATATGATGCAGGTGCTCAATGTACAGGAGCAGATTAAGTATTTCGGCCGTTTAGAAACCAGATTT GAACAGTGGTCTGAACTGCAGCAAGAAAGGCTCAACTTCCAGCGCGCCCGCGTTCTTGAGGCCAATCGCAGCCTCCAGATTCTGGCCGACACCTGGGAGCACGGCGGCTACCCACTGCACATTAATTTGGCTCTGCCGACACCCACCGTCCCAAAACCGAGGCAGATGTCCGATCTGCTCAGTCGGGTTCGCGAGAAGCCGCCGCTCTTGTCGGACTTGTACGAGGCGCAGCACTCTCATTCCCATCCGCAGTTCCTGCGTGCCATGCCCAACTTCGTGCTCAGCCAGCCCTCGCCGGTCAGCCAATCCTCGGCCGGGCTGGGAGACGCCGACGTGGTCTACTGA
- the LOC6618872 gene encoding uncharacterized protein LOC6618872 → MRVPGALFAARGRAPQNEKDVPFQEILPLRLKNTVSGKADSGSDVACLQEMGVLFACLKDNEFVEKYCHKEISQFQNCYKCYMDRKFEAKKTVNQGIVQPGNNLNYKQLNKYMRRYPNPV, encoded by the coding sequence ATGCGTGTACCCGGAGCCCTGTTTGCCGCCCGCGGCCGAGCGCCTCAAAACGAGAAGGACGTGCCCTTCCAGGAGATTCTGCCTCTGCGGCTAAAGAACACCGTGAGCGGGAAGGCGGACTCCGGATCCGATGTGGCCTGTCTCCAGGAGATGGGTGTACTGTTCGCCTGCTTGAAAGACAACGAGTTCGTGGAGAAGTACTGCCACAAGGAGATCAGCCAGTTCCAGAACTGCTACAAGTGCTACATGGACCGTAAGTTTGAGGCGAAGAAGACCGTGAACCAGGGAATCGTCCAACCGGGCAACAACCTGAACTACAAGCAGCTTAACAAGTACATGCGCCGCTACCCCAATCCCGTCTAG